The genomic segment CCATTCCAGCAGAATACGACGAATCGATTTCACCTGTGGACGGCCATCCGCGCCAATCATGTTCATATTGACACGATAGCTGGATTCCAGATCTGTAGTCGCGAACAGATGGCTCATTACCGCTTCAGCATCAATACGGTTCGAACGCAATACCACCACTAAACGTGTTGGATTTTCATGGTCAGATTCATCACGAACATCAGTGACCAATGGCAGCTTTTTCGCCTGCATCTGGTCCGCGATCTGACTGATAATTTTTGAACCGGATACCTGATATGGCAATTCGGTAATCACAATTTCATTTTTATCAATAGTGTATACCGCACGCATGCGATAGCTGCCACGACCTGTCGTCTGGATTTTAAGCAGCTCTGATGGTGGCGTAATGATTTCCGCTTTGGTCGGTAAATCCGGTCCCGGAATGTATTCTGCCATTTTGGCATCGGTCAGGTTCGGATTGCGAATCAGAGCGATGGTACCTTTCACCACTTCGCGTAAGTTGTGCGGCGGAATATCAGTCGCCATCCCCACAGCAATCCCGGTGGTACCATTTAGTAGAATATTAGGAACACGTGCCGGCAAGTTAATCGGTTCTTTCATCGAACCATCAAAGTTATCCTGCCAGTCACAGGTACCCTGTCCTAGTTCGGATAAAAGCAGTTCGCTATATTGCGACAGTTTAGCTTCGGTATAACGCATTGCCGCGAAAGACTTCGGATCATCTGGTGAACCCCAGTTGCCCTGTCCTTCAATAAACGGATAGCGATAACTGAATGGCTGCGCCATCAGGACCATGGCTTCATAACAGGCCAAGTCACCATGTGGATGGTATTTACCCAGTACATCCCCCACAGTACGTGCCGATTTTTTCGGTTTGCTGGTCCATTTCAGACCCAGCTCACTCATGGCATAGACAATACGGCGCTGTACCGGTTTCAAACCGTCACTGATATGTGGCAATGCACGATCCATAATCACGTACATGGCATAATTTAAATAAGCTTGTTCGGTAAATTCGGCTACGGAACGGTTTTCTGTCGCATGATGCGCAAGGCTTGTCATAACAACCTATAATCCTAAAATTCGTTTTTGTATCAATGTTTCTTATGCTAAGTCGCGGCTGTGTGCTGCACAAGGGCAGTAAACTACACAGCGCGACAAATCGTGTCTTATGGGCTAAAAATATCCACTTTATAGCAGCTGAGCAACTAAAAAATCACCAACCTTATAAACCCATAGATTCTAGCGTCTTGCCCTTGGTCTCTTCACCCAGGACTAAAATGACCACAGCTACTGCGATTAATACTGCAGTAAACATGGTAAAGACGTAACTGAAACCATTTGGCATCCCCATCAAATGGGTTACGGCAAAAGGTGCAGCAATCCCGCCAATACGACCAATTGCACCGGCCCAGCCTGAACCAAAAGCACGGATATTGGTTGGATACTGTTCTGGTGTATAGGTATAAAGAACGCCCCATGCCCCCAGATTAAAGAAGGACATCAGACAACCCCAGATTACGATCTCGGTGACACTACCGGACTGACCAAAGAAATAGGCTGAAATCGCACACATGCCGATAAAGCCAGCTAAAGTCGCCTTACGACCGAGTTTTTCGACTAGCCATGCTGCCGCAATATAACCCGGCAATTGCGCCAGAATCATAACCAGGACATATTCAAAAGACTGCACGATGGTATAGCCTTCCTTGACCAGAAGGCTTGGTAACCAGGTAAAAATACCATAGTAGGAAAAAACGATCCCAAACCAGATCAGCCACAGCATCAAGGTTCGGCGGGCAAAAATACCACTCCAGAGCTGGGTAAACGAGATATTCTTCTTGTCAGCCACGGGTTTAACTTCAAAGATTTCCATGACTTCGACGCCGCATTTGCGCTCAATCTTTTTAACCAGAGCCTGCGCTTCATCTACCCGGCCACGATTGATCAGATACGGTACCGACTCAGGCACCAGTTTCCAGATTACGATGGCATACAGTGCCGGTATCCCGCCAATCATGAATGCAGCTTGCCAGCCAAAATCAGGAATCACAAAACGTGACACCAGTGCAGCCACCAGCCAGCCCAAGCCCCAGAAACTTTCCAGCAGCACAATGAAACGACCACGTACCCGTGCCGGGATATATTCACTGACCAGTGTCACCGCAACCGGCAACTGACCCCCTAATCCCAGACCGACAATAAAACGAAATACCAGTAACCAGGTCAGATTCGGCGCAAAGGCACAGGCAGCAGTCGCCAGACTATAAATCACCAGCGTACTGGCAAATACCGTTTTACGTCCCCAGCGATCTGCCAGTCCACCTGAGAAAATCGCTCCAATCGCCATACCGATAAAACCGATCGAAACCACCCAGCTTTTCTGGTCAGCGGTCATCTGCCAGTCTTCAGCCATTTTCGCCAGAATAAAGGAAATCAATCCCGTATCCATGGCATCAAACATCCAGCCAAGACCAATCACCCATAAAAGAGTGTAGTGGAACTTGCCGATCGGCAAGCGCTGTATCCGAGAAACTAAATCCATAACAAAAATCTCTGATCAGGTGAAACGGGAGATGCTGCTGTCCCAACAGGAGGTTTGATTTTTTATTTTTTTATACTACGAATACGTACGCCTGCGGGAAGTTTTCCCTCCCGCAGTTACCGTAATTCATATCAAGATTCGTCTTTGGATGAAGCGGACTGTTCGTCATCATCCTTATAGATAAACTTCGGCATTTCCAGACCGAAATAGATCGCAATCAAACGCAAACTAAAGCCAAAAATCAGGGTGGAAATAATGGTCAGTTCGAGTGACAGACCGAAATTGCTGCAGAGCCAGTAGAAGATGACTGCAACAAAGGAAATACTGGCATACAGTTCACGGCGGAAGACTAAAGGCACATCATTACATAAAATGTCACGTAAAATACCGCCCGATACTCCGGTCAGAACCCCGGCGACCGCACTGACTACAAAACCATGCCCCATTTCCAGCGCAATCTGGCAGCCAATGATGGTAAAGCCAATCAGGCCCAAGGCATCCAGTACCAGGAAGATATTGCGTAAATGGCGCATCCATTTGGCAATCAGGATGGTGACAAAGGCGGCACAGCAAGTCAGCACCAGATATTCCGGGTGTTTGACCCAGGTCAAAGGATAATGGCCAAGTAGTACATCACGTACCGAACCACCACCGAGCGCCGTAACACAGGCAATAATCGTGACCCCAAACCAGTCCATACTACGCCGACCGGCAGACAAGGCTCCGGTCATGGCTTCAGCGGTAATTGCAATAATATAGATGACGGTCAGTAACATCGCCCTGCTTCCACCTGAGGCTATGAGATGGCGGCTATTCTAAGCTAAATCTATGTGAAAATTATAAAAAATGCGCACAACATTGCTTAAATTTTTTCCCGGAGCCACAGATGCACGGCTGTTTCATTGTAAACTGTTGATCTGTCGTTGGATCTAGAAAGTACCAGCGATTCTCGAACTTTACAAAATGTGAAATTTCATGATGAATCTGGGCCTGCTTGCCATCGTGATAATGTGCTTTGAACTCGACCAGCGCATGGGTCTTGTCCAGCTTTTCATTGGCCTGCACGATTTCCAACTTCAGCCATTGATTGGTTCTACTCCATTCAGCAATGGCTGGCATGTCCAAAGCCTGCTGCTGTCCACGGGCAGTAGTCTGCTGGATATAATCAATTTCATGCTTGGCAAAGGCACTATACCGCGAGCGCATTAATTGCTCGGCGTTTTGAGCAAATTGCTGGCCCTGATGCAGTGGCTGGCAACAGCTTGCGTATTCACCTCGTCCACATGGACATGCTTCTGACATTTCAATTCCATAAAAAATAGCCCGACAGTGCGGGCTATTTTAGCAAACTTTTAGCTTCGTCCTTCGGGCGCTGAACTAGTCTTTCCGGTTCGCTGGGGCAATGATATGCACCTTATCAATCTTGTGGCCGTCCATCGTGACCACCTCAAAGATATAATCATCTGCTTCGAGCTTTTCGCCATTTTCTGGCAAGCGCCCCAGATGGAACAGAATATAACCCGACAATGTCGAATATTCTTCCGTTTCATTGACCAGATCACGATCCAGAAGCAGTGAC from the Acinetobacter sp. YWS30-1 genome contains:
- a CDS encoding MFS transporter, with protein sequence MDLVSRIQRLPIGKFHYTLLWVIGLGWMFDAMDTGLISFILAKMAEDWQMTADQKSWVVSIGFIGMAIGAIFSGGLADRWGRKTVFASTLVIYSLATAACAFAPNLTWLLVFRFIVGLGLGGQLPVAVTLVSEYIPARVRGRFIVLLESFWGLGWLVAALVSRFVIPDFGWQAAFMIGGIPALYAIVIWKLVPESVPYLINRGRVDEAQALVKKIERKCGVEVMEIFEVKPVADKKNISFTQLWSGIFARRTLMLWLIWFGIVFSYYGIFTWLPSLLVKEGYTIVQSFEYVLVMILAQLPGYIAAAWLVEKLGRKATLAGFIGMCAISAYFFGQSGSVTEIVIWGCLMSFFNLGAWGVLYTYTPEQYPTNIRAFGSGWAGAIGRIGGIAAPFAVTHLMGMPNGFSYVFTMFTAVLIAVAVVILVLGEETKGKTLESMGL
- a CDS encoding trimeric intracellular cation channel family protein — encoded protein: MLLTVIYIIAITAEAMTGALSAGRRSMDWFGVTIIACVTALGGGSVRDVLLGHYPLTWVKHPEYLVLTCCAAFVTILIAKWMRHLRNIFLVLDALGLIGFTIIGCQIALEMGHGFVVSAVAGVLTGVSGGILRDILCNDVPLVFRRELYASISFVAVIFYWLCSNFGLSLELTIISTLIFGFSLRLIAIYFGLEMPKFIYKDDDEQSASSKDES
- a CDS encoding YchJ family protein, translating into MSEACPCGRGEYASCCQPLHQGQQFAQNAEQLMRSRYSAFAKHEIDYIQQTTARGQQQALDMPAIAEWSRTNQWLKLEIVQANEKLDKTHALVEFKAHYHDGKQAQIHHEISHFVKFENRWYFLDPTTDQQFTMKQPCICGSGKKFKQCCAHFL